In the Ricinus communis isolate WT05 ecotype wild-type chromosome 3, ASM1957865v1, whole genome shotgun sequence genome, TAAACCCATCCTTCCATGATAGGATATGACTAGTCTAACCGAGATGGAGGTGTGTGTAGCCCTGTTTTCTCCAATTCTATGAAGGAGGTTGGGATTTCGAGAGTAACGCATCGCTCTTGTGTGGtaggaaagagaagaagattggacatattcttttactgTAAGGGGTTGTTTATGGATAAGCTGGTTAAAGGTTTTTCTGACAAAGttttatttcttgaaaatattGTAAGGGTTCATAATAGGTACTAGGGTGTTTTCTATTTGAACATTTTCTGGTATATGGGAGATCTCTACAAGATGGTATATCTTGTTAGATATGGTTttcttaaaaacaaaatattcttaaattataatataaataccaATTCAAAtgtctttattatttttaaatttttctataatattatatccagaattaatttaaaccgcagaatttaatctttataaataataagacattactttagtaattttaatataattatatatttaaaatttaaatttaaattttttattaaattaaaagaaatcttAATCTTTCATCTATATactatcaaataattatttatttagatatatatacgtaatagattaaaagaaattataggTCGAGCCTTAAAACACTTACCTTCTTTAGTttctaatcaaatatattttgagaattatTTGTTTAGTGGGCAAGTGTTATTATCATTTCCTTTAGAATCAAATGTGTTTAAATTTACAAGGAAATACTTTCCTTATGGTCATGTAATTCAAACTTTAATTTATAGAGATACTGACAAATTTTATTGGCAAACcaatttagtttaatatgtttaaaagaaattatattaatgattTACACAACTATTGAACACGACAAAGGGAAATTATTATCTTCATGCAATAAAGCAGAAGTCAGAAGATATTATTGTCGGAAATAAAATGGTTTGGATTGCATTTATGTAAATCATAATATTCACTTTCATTGTAAACACCAAGTGGCACACATGAAATATACAATCTAACAAGTGGCTCTTTACGAGACCTCTCATAGAacgttaataataataataataataatatccatCTGCACAACTCAGATCCAGtctctccttctccttcttctcttAATATCTGCATTTCTTTGTCTACACAAACACTCATAAAGATGGAATATTCCGGCAATGAATTCGATGCTATAGTCATTGGTGCAGGCATCATGGGCAGCACCACTGCCTATGAACTAGCAAAACGAGGCAAAAAGACACTTCTACTTGAACAGTTCGATTTCTTGCACCATCGCGGATCATCACACGGCGAGTCACGCACTATCCGTGCTACCTATCCGGAGGATTACTACTGTGCCATGGCCATAGAATCCTTCCCGCTTTGGGAGGAAGCACAGTCAGAAATTGGCTTTAAAGTTTATTTCAAAGCGCAGCATCTAGATATGGGTCCTTCAGATAACAAGAGTCTACTCTCAGTCATCTCAAGTTGCAAGAAAAACTCGGTTTCTTTTCAAGTGCTAGACAGTCAACAAGTGCCTGAGAAATTCTCTGGTAGGATTAACATACCAGAGAATTGGATAGGCGTGTCTGCTGAGCTTGGTGGGGTATTAAGACCCACTAAAGCAGTGTCCATGTTTCAATCACTAGCATCTAGAAAGGGCGCAGTCTTAAGAGATAACACGGAAGTGAATAACATAATTAAGGACGACGTGAGAGGTGGCTTATGGGTGTTCGCTGCAAATGGTGAGAAGTTTTGGGCTGAAAAATGTGTTATTACAGCCGGGGCTTGGGTTAGAAAGTTAGTTAAAACGGTTAGTGGGCTTGATTTGCCTATACAAGCACTGGAAACTACAGTGTGTTACTGGAGGATTAAGGAAGGGCATGAGAGTGAGTTTACTATGGGAGTTGATTTTCCTACATTTGCTAGTTATGGACAGCCGTACGTATATGGCACGCCGTCGTTGGAGTTCCCGGGATTGATCAAGATAGCGGTGCATGGAGGGCGTGCTTGTAATCCGGATAAAAGGCCATGGGGTCCTTGTCTGACGTTGAGTTCTTTGAAGGAATGGATTGAGCGAACATTTTCAGGGCTCGTTGATTCTGATGGCCCAGTTGCTACTCAGTCGTGTATGTATTCAATGACTCCAGATGAAGATTATGTGATTGATTTTCTAGGCGAGGAGTTCGGGAAAGATGTGGTGGTTGGTGGTGGGTTTTCAGGTCACGGGTTCAAGATGGCCCCAGTCATAGGAAGGATACTGGCGGATCTGGCTCTTGATGGGGAAGCAAAAGGAGTGGACCTGAATCATTTTAGTATACAGAGATTTCGGGACAATCCTCAAGGGAATATGAAGGACTATGAAGACcaagttgattttttttccaatCATAAGTAGATGTACTACGTTACTCAATTTCATGTAGATTAGCTTGACTGTCATCTTATCTGAATTTCGTTGCACCGCACCTCGCTTCGAAATGGCCCTCCTGCACGATGTACTAAGTTAATGTTCTTTTGGCCAAATCCTAAGTCTGGGCTTGCAGTGATCATTTAGCACATCAGTGCCGAGCATTTGCTGATATAAACTCAAAACGGTTCCAACTGATATCTCTTTAATCGTGTATTCGTGCAGTATGTCGCACCGAAGTATGAACTAACACTACAATTCCCAAACAAAGTGTCGAATAGGAATTCTACAAGCAATCCATGCACAAAATTACTTTTGTCATCAGACAAGATTTCCTGCTAACCTCAAGTGACCTGCCCCATAAGTCAAATACGTACAGAACAAAATTCCATACAAAGCATTGCCAGTGTTTAATTTCAAGAGATGAACCCTTTTTTCTTAAGCTTATAAAGAAATGCTGTGATGACAGCAACAAGATACCACCTCTGGTTGGATCCGAGTAAATAAATTCTGTAACTACGTCCTGTATAATGGTGGTAACAAGGATTTTCTGTCTTATTGGACGCAACCAAGCAATCTGagatttgtaaataaaatgacAATCACAGTTGCTTGGTTGATTTGAACAATAAATCAATCTGGCTACATAttgaaagggaaaaaaatcACTGTACAAACAGGCTCAAAATCCATTAGGGTCATATACTGGACGGGAATTTGCAACCACCTTGCCTTCAGAATATATGAGAACCTGCAGATCACAGAAATCAGAAATTGATAAGTACAAGAAGCGCCGGCCAACACTCTGTACTTAAACCATAAAATTCAATGCATCCGACTGGCTGCCATTACACATAGATTTCAAAGTGCAAAGTATTCTTGGGCTAAAAGCATAGAGCATAAACACAGGATTGCTATAATAAGCATAAACTACAACAATGATCAGTTGATGACCATTACTTAACCCTCAACCCCaataatatttgtaagtacaatataataaattaataaaaaaatagtcattttcttgtaaaataaaatctactTCACAATTTAAAAGACAAGCTAAGCTAACTATTAAACTGGTCAagtaaaaactcaaaaattaaaatgaatatagaaaaataaactagTGAAAAATGTACAATACAACTCTGAAGGCATTATGCTGCCAAACTTATAGGGAAATGGGAAAAAGCAAACTGACTAGAAGCGTAAAATACAAAGCCTATACGTTAATGATCTAAAAAGTACAAAATTACAAATGGGGGACAAGAGAAGCTTCCTCACTAAATTAAACCGGTCAGCACCAACAAGTAACTGAATGAGAAGAAATGATCACTAACCAGTTTGGCTGCTCAAACCACAAAAGTTGCAAGCAATGCGTGCAATAATGCCCAATAGATCATAATACCAAGCCTTAAGCCGGGTTGTCGCATTAGTGCCCTATCACAAGAAACCCTGGTATATTccatgaattaaattaatttcttcattagAGAAAGATAGGTAAGCTTTAGATTAATACGGGACAAAGAGGACTATAAGAGTGCCTACCATAGACCATCAATCATGTCAGTTACAGGTCTTGTAAATTTTGGGACAACTCTGGATGTAGTAAGTGACTTGAAACCATGAACTGTAGTGGCGAAGGAAAGAAGCATTGTAAAATGTCATTGTTAGGCTACAAACAAAGTTGCTGgacaaaaagaacaaaagaccaaaaaaaaaaactgtccAAACTAGAACCTTTTTCGTCATCTTCATCCTCTAGCCTACTACTGCCTCTGCGATCCTTGTCAATATCGATAGCAACTTGATCATTATTGACTTTGCGTAAACTGCGAACTTGAGAAGCAGTGGAGGGCCCAGATACCGTCCATTTGTTTATCTGCATAAAGTCCATccataattaagattttataacaataaaaagatttatcaaATTTGCACTGCAACTACTAAACAGTTTTCACCTAGGAATTACAATGATTAAAACAGTGAATACACTTAAACTGTCTATATTGAACAATTTCACAGGAAAAACATCTGCATAATATAACCATCTAATATTGCATTACATGTCATAATCACAGATCCTCAACCTAAGAGTATACACCAACTTGCATTCACATTTATGATCACCAATGTGCATGTCTATGTACTCTGATGCACTGACTAAGATAAAGTAAGGTTCAAGTTGCCTTTCCTCGAGTTATTCACTGCTTTTGCTTCCTAATGTTATGTGCATAAGTCAAGACAGGACGAGAGggcgagagagagaaagagagatcTTCTGTGCATTATAGGCACATGCACAACATGTTTAACGAATCTTGGAATAAAATGACAAAGAATTACATGATTGATGCATATTATCAATCATCTGGCGGTCATCTGATACAAAAGTTACTGATGGAAATGTCTCACACAATCTCAGGCATTAAACAGGAAATTAAATGTTCTTACTGTTTTAAAAGGGCATAATGTAATTGCATATGTTACATTAACTTGTGCATTTAAAGACTCACCACAGGTTCCACTTCAATAATTTCAGAGTTTGAACTGGTTGGCTGCCCCAATTCTCCAGCAACTGCAAGCATATCTAACTGGGATTCTTTCTCACGCAAAGACTTCTGAAGATTTTCTTCTCTGCGTGTCAAATCCTCTACTTTACTCCTTTCCATTTGCAATAAAGCATCCCTAGTTTGAGCTGCTACCCGTAGATCCTCTAATTCAGACATAATTAAAGTGATCTTTTTCCGAATTATTTCTTTGCATTCGTGAACCTGACTACTATCATGAAGATTGACATCTACAGAAACCAGTGTGGCTAGCCATGTCAATAACTCACAGATCTCAtctgaatttcttttattgctcGTCTGAGATGCAACAATAGCATCATTTGTGCATCTAGTGACTTCTTGTCTTAAGAATGAGATCTCACCATCACGATCTTGCAACTGTGACTGAAGCTTTTCAACCTCTGCAAGGAGACTTTCAGAAAAATGATGAAGCTCATCAAACTTGCTCACAGTGATGGAGAGCTTTTTCACAGCCTTCCCACGAGAAGCTTCAAGGTTTTCCACATCTAAATTCTTTTGCTGCACAACTTTCTCCAATTCATCAACTCTTTTTGTTAAATATTCCATCTGCACCTCCTCCTCATCAAGAGCTTGCATGAGGGCTTCAATTTCTGTAAATGGACATTCAATATTTTGCAATGTCTAGattaaaagctaaaataaGGTAACTAGAAAAAGACACTGAGAAAGGAAAACAATCTAACCTTGGTCTTTGGCAGACAGTATATCCGTCAACGATTTCACTTTCTCCTGTAACTCTGTTGAGGTGGTTTTCTGATCTTGAAGCTCCTTCACTTTTTGCTGCAATAGATCCCTTTCATCTTTGATCATTTCAACCTTTTTCTCCAAATCTTTCACATGAGATTTTGTGGACTGAAGATTTATGGAGCAGCTTGTTGCAGCAGCTTCGGCTTGCTTAATTTGACTAACGAGATCCTTGCAAATCATCTCTCTCTGAATGTCCTTCTCCTGAAGCTCCTTCTGCAAAtttgatattatgattttcatttctttattgtCGCCCTCTGTAATCTCACATTTTAAGCTAGCAAATTGCTTCACAGACAATAGCAGTTTTTCTGCTATATCCTTGACATGTTGCTCAGATGAAAAATTACTCTCTCCACCAAAATGAAGGCCACCGTCACCAAATGTTGAGGGTTTCAAGTTCATCCCTTGATCTCCAAGTGTCaaagaatttgcaaattcCGATCTTCTGTTTTCAATTTCCATGAGTGAACTGGAACAGGCTTCATAAAGCAAGGCCATGTTCCTGCGCAGTACAACAATTTCCATATCTTTTTCTATTCCGGCTGATTCTTTAAGTTTAATGTCTCTCTGCATGGTCTCAAATGATTCTTTTTGGGAAGTGATGCCTCTTTGAATGGACACCATTAGTTTGGAGACATTGTTAGCTTGTTGGTGAAATGTAACTGAGTGTTCGTGTAATATTACGTTAATGGCAGCAATTTGTTTAATGACTTCTTGCAAAAATTTACACacttcaataataaaatcatcatCGAAATGGTCTGTAACAGTTGTTACTGATGAAAAATCCACAGCCATGAAATTTACCTGAGAAGAAAAGCTcaaattagagaaaacaatTATGAATAGCACAAGCACCAAGCCAAAACTATTACAGGAAATTAAAAGGTCATGACCCATGAGAAGCAATACATGCAATCAACAACAAACAAgatataaataacaaaaaaaaagggatGTCTTTGGTTCAATAGCGGGTTTAGTCTGATtcgagaaagaaaaagtaactAATATACAGAATAAACACACCAATTATACCTTGTTTTGTGAAGGACTAGAAGTAATGCCATCAGATGCACTAAAAAGAGGCATTTGAACCCCATGATCAGCCTCTACTGTTTGAAGGCATGACACCACACCAGACTCAAGATTTTGCAGAAATTCCAAGTCTTCAGAGAAAAAGGCAGATAGTAAAACAGTGATGTCAAAGAAGCTCTTCCTGAGTTGATTTGCAGCAGATTTTAACAAGACAAGTTcagaatttcttttgtttttctcctCAGTGCGAACCAAGGATAACTTTTCAAAACGTGAAAGAGCTTCAAATTTGGCAGCCTCTGCGACATCCCTACCTTTGGAGAGTTGTGTAAGTTCAGCAGTGACTTTGGCTAGCTCATCTTGGAGGTTGTCATTCCTGTCTTGAACCTCATTCAGTTCTGCGAGCAATAGTTCTGCTgctcttctagattttctagACTCTTCCTCAGAAGAAGCCACAGCAGCATGCAAATCACGGCATAGTTTCCCGACGTGTTCCAACTTCTTTATCGGATCACTGTTATAAATTTCACCACCGACATCAAAATCTCCTAGAGCATTCAAAATCATGGAAAGAATATGTTCTTTCTCCCGTAAAATACTATCATTTTCAGCCATACGATTCCTCATGACCAAATTCTCAGATTCAAGGGCTTCTACCCTTTCAGAGAAACTAGTTAAGTCTCTCATCTTCAATTTGTAGTCTGTAAGAGCATTTTCACAGTGCTTAATCTCAGATTTCAGGTGCTCCAACTCAGTAGTCAACTCTTCAGTCATTTTTTTCAGACTATCACGTTGTTGAACCAAAGACTTTCCTTTTCTAACTGCAACATTTAACTTCTCCCTTAAAGAAGTAGACTTCTGCTCCTCTTGACTGAGTAGCTCTTGCAACTCCACTCTTTGTCTTTCAAGTGCTTCAACTGCACAAACCAAAGATTGTTGCTTCTCCATATAACTATCTCTTTCCTCCTTCACATATATTAGCTCACTCAAAGTCTCCTCCAGCTGTTTCTTCAGAACATCCACATTTGGTTCAGCACTATCCACTACATCTCTCTTCAGAAGAGCTACATCAGATACCAGATCATCCTGGATAGCTCTAGTTCTCCCTTTATAGAAATCTGCATCAGCTTCTTCAGCATGGTGCTCTTCAACAGAAGGAGTTGTGCATTTCTCTACAAGCTTCATCAGTAATCCTTCTAAACATTCAATATTATCTCCACCAGATTTCGAGTCTTTCACACCAGGATCCTTCAGTGCATCACAAACCAAATCTTGCAGTCTGCATATCTCGCCATCAATTCTCTGAATATGCTCCTCATTCCCAAGCTTTTGAACCAATTGGTTCTGCAAATCAGTAACCTCATTCTGCAGATTTTCGTTGTTGAATGCAAGCTGCACTGCCTTTGCTGAAAGTTTCTCATGGTCCCAGTTGAGAATCTCCACTCTTTCAGACAGGTTCTCTTTCTCTTGGATAACTGCTTGAATATCCTTCTCAAGGTCAGATATTCTCTTCTGAGATTCCTTCAACTCAGCATTCAAGGAAGATATTCTCTTTTGAGACTCTTCCAAATCTGCAGCTAGTGATCCACAATGGTCTTCGAGTTTACCAATGTTCTGCAGCAGAGAATTCTTATCATGGTTAGCCTCCGAAAATGCACTTCCTAGCCACTCAATCCTATCCTCTGGTTCCACAGACCGCAGGTGTGCGGGCATATCGATCCTGTCCAATAGTTCTTCCCATCTTTGCACCAACTGGTTCCTTTCCATCAATGACTGTTCCAGCATTTCATTTTGTTCAGccaatccataaaatttgcCTTGAAGATCCTCATATTTCCTTCTCAAGTCATCTCCTGAATTTGAGCTAGGCTGTACATCCTCCTTCCAGGCATCCATCATGACAAAACCAGCATCAGAATACGAACCGCCCACAGAACCCTTCTGGTCCAGATCAGCTGGGGGCAAAGAGTTTCCAGTCGCTGACCTGGCTAGCCAATCAACCTTCTCAATTATATCTCTTGAATGAAAATGCTCTGGCAGATCTAGATCTTCTAAAATCTCTTCTATCCTTTGAAGCACAGAATCTTTGAGAAGAAATGATTCTCTTAATGCAGTAGCAGAGTTGCGAATGTATGAAAGCTCAGATTCCAGAGCCTCAACACGCTCACCTGCCTCTGAAAAAGTCTTCAGTTTAGTTTCTAGCTCGTTCATTCTGGCATCCTTCAATTGTAACTCTTGGGAGCATCTTTCCAATTCACTGGATCTCTCTGAAAGCGACCGTGTGAGACTGTCACGCTGCTTTACCAACC is a window encoding:
- the LOC8265195 gene encoding trans-Golgi network-localized SYP41-interacting protein 1 isoform X4 yields the protein MDKNKSRTDLLAAGRKKLQQYRQKKDGKGSSSHGKSSKKSSKSEQHESDADTLNATALPQVLQGEKENNLDSDVGVIVSALSHSTEDSVVPDANIMPIDPLPILITPESSLADNTNMDKEAVEVYEDVVDSLNPNVGESINVSAPPARVEIRYDNIVTDEVESRNREEDSFPSQEDSPDMSLTHARGDQVTDVGAMQEDDVLGLKQFGADHVMALERDGRTALTEQGDGSASASAMDVLDGFQGSTMSSPVADGTFGVVHEVANQPGEVDHVGASNAEDSETLSETGHFGENKKDSQANRTVEACKLQHMPEESFIFVDKSHEDSLFTKLPNSNDECTACSPADVRPISFSQLIEAIKQLNEDEYKLLLLSRESTGSSMSLQHDPPVLLEKLSEELFLTSCVKDILHLQLTEQSNLQTEYDHQFQQLDGEISVLRVSFNEARDKCDSLAEELAECRSELQASISGREELLLQFHAAKAEVEEVSTRANKLHNSLERSQSDLLTLSKESADSKDLVGTLHAENENLNQIIALLTEEKKKLVDEKNACLSENEKLKKELADCKNRVAALQVESSNLSGTLASVTADCKKFEKEKESCANGNEKLSIELSDFKDLMESLQVENVNLRVELAIATEDRMKLEEDKDYSVHEMERLSSELLVLRERLTKDHGDFKQLEFELKEVITRLEQLTEENMFLKSSLEIHKAKIKEINDMQAQRSSVGEAQNKVGILELQSRGCESEAVYDQSHEKHGKQDAEATEKSLHDAFSGVPPHKSFELEVLDDSLGFVVLKGRLEEGEKVLQKLEKGIEDMNSHAGFLSRSSSKVAAPAVSKLIQAFESKTHHEEHDTEEAALTEDRSSLADPFASTKEHAGNLKAVLKQLALDAVNASLLFKAERDGTDAANVTIKELKFQFEAMERHTDNLEATNIQFGVLYEAMKQHVFVVNEKNEELEGLYEILKQQNSNLKAENSELLEKLSICELQINDMQSNFNDLRLSSDELASVLRGQLENLQEEAADRVVEAEKEWNSTVAQIIEAVKRLDDSTGFPASPIITSGGHGSADISSHATSSINAAIKTIEDLKEKLEVASSDHEATLNLLKEVNEKYSELLGKNVLTSGTLDRLYCDLRKLVIDLCSSEGGNEIGLQDEKLLDPADYNIYKTLTEQLENALAERLQLQSVNRKLNLDLMSRTEDVEELNRRCSDIRSIEKLIEYVEGVVKVEDSEVDLDGPPITRLQSLLSSLVRKYKEADERVSSSKVEELTELREKIHQLTALKLQQETEILLLKEHLGQVEGALSHMQSELQEKLSELEQSEQKVASVREKLGIAVAKGKGLVKQRDSLTRSLSERSSELERCSQELQLKDARMNELETKLKTFSEAGERVEALESELSYIRNSATALRESFLLKDSVLQRIEEILEDLDLPEHFHSRDIIEKVDWLARSATGNSLPPADLDQKGSVGGSYSDAGFVMMDAWKEDVQPSSNSGDDLRRKYEDLQGKFYGLAEQNEMLEQSLMERNQLVQRWEELLDRIDMPAHLRSVEPEDRIEWLGSAFSEANHDKNSLLQNIGKLEDHCGSLAADLEESQKRISSLNAELKESQKRISDLEKDIQAVIQEKENLSERVEILNWDHEKLSAKAVQLAFNNENLQNEVTDLQNQLVQKLGNEEHIQRIDGEICRLQDLVCDALKDPGVKDSKSGGDNIECLEGLLMKLVEKCTTPSVEEHHAEEADADFYKGRTRAIQDDLVSDVALLKRDVVDSAEPNVDVLKKQLEETLSELIYVKEERDSYMEKQQSLVCAVEALERQRVELQELLSQEEQKSTSLREKLNVAVRKGKSLVQQRDSLKKMTEELTTELEHLKSEIKHCENALTDYKLKMRDLTSFSERVEALESENLVMRNRMAENDSILREKEHILSMILNALGDFDVGGEIYNSDPIKKLEHVGKLCRDLHAAVASSEEESRKSRRAAELLLAELNEVQDRNDNLQDELAKVTAELTQLSKGRDVAEAAKFEALSRFEKLSLVRTEEKNKRNSELVLLKSAANQLRKSFFDITVLLSAFFSEDLEFLQNLESGVVSCLQTVEADHGVQMPLFSASDGITSSPSQNKVNFMAVDFSSVTTVTDHFDDDFIIEVCKFLQEVIKQIAAINVILHEHSVTFHQQANNVSKLMVSIQRGITSQKESFETMQRDIKLKESAGIEKDMEIVVLRRNMALLYEACSSSLMEIENRRSEFANSLTLGDQGMNLKPSTFGDGGLHFGGESNFSSEQHVKDIAEKLLLSVKQFASLKCEITEGDNKEMKIIISNLQKELQEKDIQREMICKDLVSQIKQAEAAATSCSINLQSTKSHVKDLEKKVEMIKDERDLLQQKVKELQDQKTTSTELQEKVKSLTDILSAKDQEIEALMQALDEEEVQMEYLTKRVDELEKVVQQKNLDVENLEASRGKAVKKLSITVSKFDELHHFSESLLAEVEKLQSQLQDRDGEISFLRQEVTRCTNDAIVASQTSNKRNSDEICELLTWLATLVSVDVNLHDSSQVHECKEIIRKKITLIMSELEDLRVAAQTRDALLQMERSKVEDLTRREENLQKSLREKESQLDMLAVAGELGQPTSSNSEIIEVEPVINKWTVSGPSTASQVRSLRKVNNDQVAIDIDKDRRGSSRLEDEDDEKVHGFKSLTTSRVVPKFTRPVTDMIDGLWVSCDRALMRQPGLRLGIMIYWALLHALLATFVV